The Thermosipho affectus genome window below encodes:
- a CDS encoding glycosyltransferase, which translates to MKIAFFNPQGNFDKNDSHLTEHPDFGGQLIYVKELAKAMGKFGYKVDIITRKMTDEKWPEFSKDFDYYEDAENVRIVRIEFGGKNFLNKEKLWDFLGEYVKKIYQFYQKERLPDFVTTHYGDGGISGAMFKKLTNIPYSFTAHSLGAQKKDKFKHSKDAEKKYRFSIRISAERCAMKYANFIVASTSQEKQHQYTHNEYLDLYQDIKHKIFVIPPGVNTKIFHIDESDEFKDVFQNKPPIIISSRIDPKKNIEFVIESFENYLKKDYTLILVLRKKTKEYSGYQREIIEKTKKAGGKFLIITSQEKLAKLYNSAAKHNGIFALTSHYEPFGLAIIEAMACGLPVIATKSGGPVEILDNGRYGYLVSTQEEFRKAALDLRKNHQLFSKRSYERVINKYTWEICAKEYLLKIHMHLKSNKNIILPSFFDAQLR; encoded by the coding sequence ATGAAAATAGCATTCTTTAATCCTCAAGGAAATTTCGATAAAAATGACAGTCATTTAACTGAGCACCCAGATTTTGGAGGACAATTAATTTACGTTAAAGAACTTGCAAAGGCAATGGGAAAATTTGGTTATAAAGTAGATATAATAACAAGAAAAATGACAGATGAAAAATGGCCGGAATTTTCAAAAGATTTTGATTATTATGAAGACGCAGAAAACGTAAGAATTGTTAGGATAGAATTTGGAGGAAAAAATTTTCTCAACAAAGAAAAACTCTGGGATTTTTTGGGAGAATATGTGAAAAAGATATACCAATTTTACCAAAAAGAAAGACTACCTGATTTTGTTACAACTCACTACGGTGATGGTGGAATTTCCGGAGCAATGTTTAAAAAACTAACAAATATTCCGTATTCATTTACTGCACATTCACTTGGTGCCCAAAAAAAAGACAAGTTTAAACATAGTAAAGACGCAGAAAAAAAGTATAGATTCTCAATACGTATAAGTGCAGAAAGATGTGCAATGAAATATGCAAATTTTATTGTTGCAAGCACATCACAAGAAAAACAACACCAATATACACACAATGAGTATTTAGATTTATATCAAGATATAAAACATAAAATCTTTGTGATACCTCCAGGTGTAAACACAAAAATATTTCATATTGATGAATCAGATGAATTTAAAGATGTTTTTCAAAACAAACCACCAATAATAATTTCAAGTAGAATAGATCCCAAAAAAAATATAGAATTTGTAATAGAAAGTTTTGAAAACTATCTAAAAAAAGATTACACACTAATATTGGTACTAAGAAAAAAAACAAAAGAGTACTCTGGCTATCAAAGGGAAATAATAGAAAAAACAAAAAAAGCAGGGGGGAAGTTTTTAATAATCACATCTCAAGAAAAACTGGCAAAACTTTATAATTCGGCTGCAAAACATAATGGAATTTTTGCATTAACGTCACACTACGAGCCTTTTGGACTTGCAATTATTGAAGCAATGGCCTGTGGACTTCCAGTGATCGCAACAAAAAGTGGCGGTCCTGTTGAAATACTAGACAACGGAAGATATGGATATTTGGTATCAACTCAAGAAGAATTTAGAAAAGCAGCACTAGATTTACGAAAAAATCACCAACTATTTAGTAAAAGAAGCTATGAAAGGGTAATAAATAAGTACACTTGGGAAATTTGTGCAAAAGAATACTTATTAAAAATACATATGCATTTAAAAAGTAATAAAAATATAATTCTTCCAAGTTTTTTTGATGCGCAATTGAGGTGA
- a CDS encoding carbohydrate kinase family protein, translating to MIAFLGESLIDLISTDGKTFLKKIGGSPLNIARNLNQLGIKPIIISRVGNDFFGREIIETLKSENLETKYIQIGRGNTSTVIILASPKTPDFIPFRDEDKNLEIPEGFNLKNIKFLHVSCWAITHKTEKIKKIVANKNIKIAFDPNCRKKLFPRKKIDLDPIYEILKNTYIIKPSLDDAREIFGILPEERYIELLHTFGIKYVILTMGKEGSLVSDGHKIKHIKLLSKNVVDTTGAGDAFWSGIYYGLLNDFSIFKAALLGTVISIHVIEEIGGVVKLKDISDYLKEVEKYENSIL from the coding sequence ATGATAGCATTTTTGGGTGAAAGTTTAATAGACCTAATTTCAACAGACGGAAAAACATTTTTAAAGAAAATAGGTGGAAGTCCATTAAACATCGCGAGAAATTTAAATCAACTGGGAATAAAACCCATTATAATTTCAAGAGTAGGAAATGATTTTTTTGGAAGAGAAATCATTGAAACCTTAAAATCTGAGAATTTAGAAACAAAATACATTCAAATAGGTCGTGGAAATACTTCAACGGTAATTATTTTAGCATCGCCTAAAACTCCAGATTTTATTCCTTTTAGAGATGAAGACAAAAATTTAGAAATACCTGAAGGATTTAACTTAAAGAATATAAAATTTCTACACGTAAGTTGCTGGGCAATAACACACAAAACTGAAAAAATTAAGAAAATAGTAGCAAATAAAAATATAAAAATTGCATTTGATCCAAACTGCAGGAAAAAACTATTTCCGCGCAAAAAAATAGATTTAGATCCAATATACGAAATATTAAAAAATACATATATTATAAAACCATCGCTAGATGATGCAAGAGAAATATTTGGAATTTTACCCGAGGAACGATATATAGAGTTATTGCATACATTTGGCATAAAATACGTTATACTAACCATGGGCAAGGAAGGATCTCTAGTTTCAGACGGTCATAAGATAAAGCACATCAAATTACTCTCCAAAAATGTGGTGGATACCACTGGCGCAGGTGATGCCTTCTGGAGTGGCATATATTATGGACTATTAAATGATTTTTCAATTTTCAAAGCAGCTTTACTCGGTACAGTTATCTCAATTCACGTTATCGAAGAAATTGGTGGAGTTGTTAAATTAAAAGATATATCAGATTACCTCAAAGAGGTGGAAAAGTATGAAAATAGCATTCTTTAA